In Daucus carota subsp. sativus chromosome 4, DH1 v3.0, whole genome shotgun sequence, one DNA window encodes the following:
- the LOC108218018 gene encoding uncharacterized protein LOC108218018 — protein sequence MRCKKHLSDCSSVAGVCASCLRERLLTIIEKQSGYEDELLVEPQTEDEHRKADAIYERVTFPRSVSPYVSRRKSDNTAVWPHVPLSGTPEIGANGMITKGERRSRDSRAGFSSLSNLFRSKTSKFVTESNSDFGGETRAKKSNFINSTMTEAQQTKSPSSWFMKTSKFVTEHNSDFGSETRPRKSNSMNSTMTEAQQTKPPSSWFKKLFISEKKRNSDIISTSFPQEYECSGQTCPRSTPMQATPQRRKQNQGLSFCLSPLVRARPSRSWNPKGGLPETVIQSGDMKGSPGRPGLSVAASSGANRSRKLANFGRFRANY from the coding sequence ATGAGGTGTAAGAAGCATTTGAGTGATTGTAGCAGCGTGGCCGGAGTATGCGCGTCGTGTCTTCGCGAACGTTTACTAACAATCATCGAAAAACAGTCAGGATATGAAGATGAACTGCTCGTCGAACCACAAACTGAAGATGAACACCGCAAAGCTGACGCGATATATGAACGTGTTACGTTTCCGAGGTCGGTTTCGCCGTATGTGTCTCGTCGAAAATCGGATAACACTGCTGTGTGGCCTCATGTGCCGCTCAGTGGTACACCTGAAATCGGCGCTAATGGAATGATCACGAAAGGTGAGAGGCGTTCGAGAGACTCGAGAGCCGGGTTCTCGAGTCTCTCGAACTTATTTCGATCGAAAACATCGAAATTTGTGACCGAATCTAATTCAGATTTCGGTGGAGAAACGAGAGCTAAAAAGTCAAATTTCATAAACTCCACGATGACGGAGGCTCAGCAAACCAAGTCTCCGTCTTCGTGGTTTATGAAAACATCAAAATTCGTTACGGAACATAATTCAGATTTTGGTTCAGAAACGAGACCTAGAAAGTCAAATTCAATGAACTCCACGATGACGGAGGCCCAGCAGACCAAGCCTCCGTCTTCGTGGTTCAAAAAGTTATTTATAAGTGAAAAGAAGAGAAACTCGGATATAATTTCGACGAGTTTTCCCCAAGAATACGAATGCTCAGGCCAAACATGTCCAAGAAGCACGCCAATGCAAGCGACGCCACAGCGAAGAAAGCAGAATCAGGGACTTTCGTTCTGCTTGAGTCCGTTGGTTCGAGCGAGACCGAGCAGGAGCTGGAATCCGAAAGGAGGGCTGCCCGAAACGGTGATCCAGAGTGGCGATATGAAAGGTTCACCGGGAAGGCCTGGTCTGAGTGTAGCGGCTTCGTCTGGGGCAAATAGATCACGGAAGCTTGCTAATTTTGGAAGGTTTCGTGCTAACTATTGA